One Vanessa cardui chromosome 4, ilVanCard2.1, whole genome shotgun sequence genomic window carries:
- the LOC124544530 gene encoding gamma-aminobutyric acid receptor subunit beta-like isoform X1, with product MSVSRQPLARSARLHARQILLLMFILPLFFALVKAQPERTVAVDRLENVTHTVTRILDGYDIRLRPNFGGDPLYVGMDLTIASFDAISEVNMDYTITLYLNQYWKDERLAFGLQDEVLTLSGDFADKIWVPDTFFANDKNSFLHDVTERNKLVRLGGDGSVTYGMRFTATLACMMDLHYYPLDSQNCTVEIESYGYTVSDVVMYWKETPVRGVEDAELPQFTILGHETNDRKEKLATGIYQRLSLSFKLRRNIGYFVFQTYLPSILIVMLSWVSFWINHEATSARVALGITTVLTMTTISTGVRSSLPRISYVKAIDIYLVMCFVFVFAALLEYAAVNYTYWGARARKRAKLKNRDQISSSTSMDKELKSGEGSHSPEEIIALREYTTTAGRVSPLPSLRSRPLPPTTGAPPSLRLQRDYTNLRYRTRPHSKNSRNNPNKPKMIHALKRGATVIKASMPKIRDVNVIDTYSRVIFPICFLIFNGVYWVFYIFD from the exons ATGAGCGTGAGTCGCCAACCGCTAGCGCGTTCAGCTCGCCTGCACGCGCGCCAGATACTCCTGCTTATGTTCATTCTCCCGCTATTTTTTGCTTTAGTAAAAGCACA ACCAGAGCGCACCGTAGCGGTTGATCGTTTGGAGAACGTCACTCACACGGTTACACGGATTCTCGACGGCTACGACATACGTCTACGTCCTAACTTTGGCG GCGACCCGCTTTACGTCGGCATGGATTTAACCATTGCTAGTTTCGACGCAATATCCGAAGTTAATATG GACTACACAATAAccctttatttaaatcaatattggaAGGATGAAAGGCTCGCTTTCGGTTTACAAGACGAGGTCCTAACCTTATCTGGAGACTTTGCTGATAAAATTTGGGTACCGGACACCTTCTTTGCAAACGACAAGAATAG TTTTCTCCACGATGTGACGGAACGCAACAAGCTGGTTCGTCTCGGCGGGGACGGCAGCGTGACCTACGGCATGCGTTTCACGGCCACGCTCGCCTGCATGATGGACTTGCACTACTACCCCCTTGACAGCCAGAACTGCACCGTCGAGATTGAAAGCT ATGGCTACACGGTGTCGGACGTGGTGATGTACTGGAAAGAAACACCTGTAAGGGGAGTCGAAGATGCAGAACTCCCTCAGTTCACTATACTAGGACATGAAACTAATGACAGAAAG GAGAAGTTAGCTACTGGCATCTATCAACGGTTATCTCTTAGTTTCAAGCTTCGCAGGAACATTGGATATTTTGTGTTTCAAACCTACCTCCCGAGCATTCTGATTGTAATGCTATCTTGGGTATCCTTCTGGATCAATCACGAGGCTACTTCAGCGAGAGTTGCattag gTATCACTACTGTCCTTACGATGACTACGATAAGCACAGGTGTTAGGAGCAGTTTGCCGCGCATATCCTATGTGAAAGCGATTGACATTTACCTTGTCATGTGCTTTGTTTTCGTATTCGCGGCGCTCCTGGAATATGCCGCAGTAAACTATACCTACTGGGGCGCAAGGGCAAGAAAGCGAGCCAAGTTAAAAAACCGCGACCAAATTTCCAGTAGCACTAGTATGGATAAGGAACTAAAATCTGGCG AAGGTTCCCACTCTCCTGAAGAAATCATAGCTCTTCGCGAGTACACAACTACCGCTGGACGAGTGTCGCCGTTGCCAAGCTTGCGGTCACGACCACTGCCACCGACCACCGGCGCACCGCCGTCTCTGCGACTCCAGAGAGATTATACGAACCTACGCTACAGGACACGACCTCATTCGAAGAATTCAAGAA ataACCCTAACAAGCCAAAGATGATACACGCTCTGAAACGTGGCGCTACCGTCATAAAGGCTTCGATGCCCAAAATACGTGATGTTAACGTCATAGACACGTATTCACGCGTCATTTTTCCAATATGCTTCCTTATATTTAACGGTGTCTATTGGgttttctatatatttgatTAG
- the LOC124544530 gene encoding gamma-aminobutyric acid receptor subunit beta-like isoform X2 — MSVSRQPLARSARLHARQILLLMFILPLFFALVKAQPERTVAVDRLENVTHTVTRILDGYDIRLRPNFGGDPLYVGMDLTIASFDAISEVNMDYTITLYLNQYWKDERLAFGLQDEVLTLSGDFADKIWVPDTFFANDKNSFLHDVTERNKLVRLGGDGSVTYGMRFTATLACMMDLHYYPLDSQNCTVEIESYGYTVSDVVMYWKETPVRGVEDAELPQFTILGHETNDRKEKLATGIYQRLSLSFKLRRNIGYFVFQTYLPSILIVMLSWVSFWINHEATSARVALGITTVLTMTTISTGVRSSLPRISYVKAIDIYLVMCFVFVFAALLEYAAVNYTYWGARARKRAKLKNRDQISSSTSMDKELKSGGSHSPEEIIALREYTTTAGRVSPLPSLRSRPLPPTTGAPPSLRLQRDYTNLRYRTRPHSKNSRNNPNKPKMIHALKRGATVIKASMPKIRDVNVIDTYSRVIFPICFLIFNGVYWVFYIFD, encoded by the exons ATGAGCGTGAGTCGCCAACCGCTAGCGCGTTCAGCTCGCCTGCACGCGCGCCAGATACTCCTGCTTATGTTCATTCTCCCGCTATTTTTTGCTTTAGTAAAAGCACA ACCAGAGCGCACCGTAGCGGTTGATCGTTTGGAGAACGTCACTCACACGGTTACACGGATTCTCGACGGCTACGACATACGTCTACGTCCTAACTTTGGCG GCGACCCGCTTTACGTCGGCATGGATTTAACCATTGCTAGTTTCGACGCAATATCCGAAGTTAATATG GACTACACAATAAccctttatttaaatcaatattggaAGGATGAAAGGCTCGCTTTCGGTTTACAAGACGAGGTCCTAACCTTATCTGGAGACTTTGCTGATAAAATTTGGGTACCGGACACCTTCTTTGCAAACGACAAGAATAG TTTTCTCCACGATGTGACGGAACGCAACAAGCTGGTTCGTCTCGGCGGGGACGGCAGCGTGACCTACGGCATGCGTTTCACGGCCACGCTCGCCTGCATGATGGACTTGCACTACTACCCCCTTGACAGCCAGAACTGCACCGTCGAGATTGAAAGCT ATGGCTACACGGTGTCGGACGTGGTGATGTACTGGAAAGAAACACCTGTAAGGGGAGTCGAAGATGCAGAACTCCCTCAGTTCACTATACTAGGACATGAAACTAATGACAGAAAG GAGAAGTTAGCTACTGGCATCTATCAACGGTTATCTCTTAGTTTCAAGCTTCGCAGGAACATTGGATATTTTGTGTTTCAAACCTACCTCCCGAGCATTCTGATTGTAATGCTATCTTGGGTATCCTTCTGGATCAATCACGAGGCTACTTCAGCGAGAGTTGCattag gTATCACTACTGTCCTTACGATGACTACGATAAGCACAGGTGTTAGGAGCAGTTTGCCGCGCATATCCTATGTGAAAGCGATTGACATTTACCTTGTCATGTGCTTTGTTTTCGTATTCGCGGCGCTCCTGGAATATGCCGCAGTAAACTATACCTACTGGGGCGCAAGGGCAAGAAAGCGAGCCAAGTTAAAAAACCGCGACCAAATTTCCAGTAGCACTAGTATGGATAAGGAACTAAAATCTGGCG GTTCCCACTCTCCTGAAGAAATCATAGCTCTTCGCGAGTACACAACTACCGCTGGACGAGTGTCGCCGTTGCCAAGCTTGCGGTCACGACCACTGCCACCGACCACCGGCGCACCGCCGTCTCTGCGACTCCAGAGAGATTATACGAACCTACGCTACAGGACACGACCTCATTCGAAGAATTCAAGAA ataACCCTAACAAGCCAAAGATGATACACGCTCTGAAACGTGGCGCTACCGTCATAAAGGCTTCGATGCCCAAAATACGTGATGTTAACGTCATAGACACGTATTCACGCGTCATTTTTCCAATATGCTTCCTTATATTTAACGGTGTCTATTGGgttttctatatatttgatTAG